TCGCCGTCCTGGAGGAACGTGCGTTCTTCGCCGTTGACGGTGATCGGCTCGCGGCCGCCCCAGGAGAGCTCGATGAACGAGCCGCGCTGGTCCTTGGCGTTGCCGCTGACCGTGCCGGAGGCGTACAGGTCGCCGGTGCGCACGGAGGCGCCGTTGACCGAGAGGTGGGCGAGCATCTGCGCGGGGGACCAGTACATTTCGCTGTACGGCGGGGTGCTGACGAGCTGGCCGTTCCAGTGGACCTCGAAGGTGATGTCCGGGTTCTTGAGATCGCCTTGGAGGTAGGGGAGGACCGGCGGGTCCTGCCGCGGGAGCGGGACGGTCGCGTCCTTCAGCGCCTCCAGCGACACCACCCATGGCGAGATCGAGGTCGCGAACGACTTGCCGAGGAAGGGCCCGAGCGGCACGTACTCCCACGCCTGCAGGTCGCGCGCCGACCAGTCGTTCACCAGCACCACGCCGTACACGTGGTCCTCGAACGCGTCGACGGAGACCGGCGTCCCGAGCTTCGATGGCGTACCGACGACGAAGCCGAGCTCGACCTCGATGTCGAGGCGCTGGGACGGGCCGTACGTCGGGGTGTCGGCCGTCGGGGGTTTGCGCTGGCCTGACGGGCGCACGATGTCGGTGCCGCTGGC
The Kribbella italica DNA segment above includes these coding regions:
- the fahA gene encoding fumarylacetoacetase — translated: MTWIDLPDGTPFGPDNLPLGVFRLGDEEPRIGAAIGDHLIDLAPVASAQMLDGSQLFNQPTLNAFLALGRPAWKATREWLIDLVRNENNRDAVEPHLVPRSAVTMLLPFEVADYVDFYASEVHATNLGRLFRPDSEPLLPNWKHLPVGYHGRAGTVVASGTDIVRPSGQRKPPTADTPTYGPSQRLDIEVELGFVVGTPSKLGTPVSVDAFEDHVYGVVLVNDWSARDLQAWEYVPLGPFLGKSFATSISPWVVSLEALKDATVPLPRQDPPVLPYLQGDLKNPDITFEVHWNGQLVSTPPYSEMYWSPAQMLAHLSVNGASVRTGDLYASGTVSGNAKDQRGSFIELSWGGREPITVNGEERTFLQDGDEVTITGWATASGGARIGLGEVTGRIAPAVS